A section of the Streptococcus oriscaviae genome encodes:
- a CDS encoding DUF4352 domain-containing protein, producing the protein MFPKEFVIEDGIVYYRKKPLYKQPLFWTTIVGAGISAILGIVVVILLVALGTYEINNSDYLTDEYGYYDDVTFYTNYEIGEAVEFDDGLTVTVQSMKEDPTVKLVDSYNSNAMVVDLVVENTLDEDFYFDEYAFSLRDSLTDDYLSLDFRTYDVNIPEKLAPGEKLNLKLIYGFNGESDLSFTYDEASWDIILSEGL; encoded by the coding sequence ATGTTTCCAAAAGAATTTGTCATCGAAGATGGCATCGTTTACTACCGCAAGAAGCCTCTCTACAAGCAACCACTGTTTTGGACAACAATTGTGGGGGCTGGGATTTCTGCGATTTTGGGAATTGTCGTTGTTATTCTGCTAGTCGCTCTAGGAACCTATGAAATCAACAATTCAGACTACCTGACAGATGAATACGGCTACTATGATGATGTGACGTTTTATACAAACTATGAAATTGGTGAGGCGGTGGAGTTTGACGATGGCCTTACGGTGACCGTCCAGTCTATGAAGGAAGATCCGACTGTCAAACTGGTAGATAGTTACAACTCCAATGCTATGGTGGTTGACTTGGTGGTAGAAAATACCTTGGATGAGGATTTCTATTTTGACGAGTATGCCTTTTCCCTCAGAGATAGCCTTACCGATGACTACCTATCCCTAGATTTTCGGACTTACGATGTCAATATTCCAGAAAAATTGGCTCCCGGAGAAAAGCTCAATCTAAAATTGATTTATGGTTTCAACGGTGAAAGTGACCTCTCCTTCACCTATGACGAAGCTTCGTGGGACATCATTCTAAGCGAAGGACTCTAA
- a CDS encoding DUF6612 family protein — translation MKKILAFFGILCLLPFSLAACATQAEKDGTTESSNVATTEETNMSVADFLDKVAQANEKVETVHFDMDLSFQINEDKKSQDMQADIDYGNTGGTIQRAHALIDEVNNGQETYQEYILPGGEGNPVYLRTSKDGAWEKQLSDGRYYIQPGYFSFLKILSSMENDLELEESSDRYTLVIKSQNIDLVSLFKDELNLFITGISQTEVEKGFKVTFDKKTLYMTGFEMTFEYEGSAGVLHIDVETAFSSWNQLEEATLQAPDNAPL, via the coding sequence ATGAAAAAGATTCTTGCGTTTTTTGGGATTCTTTGCTTGCTGCCATTTTCTTTAGCAGCCTGCGCTACACAGGCAGAAAAAGACGGAACTACTGAGTCTAGCAATGTAGCTACAACTGAGGAAACCAACATGTCCGTTGCAGATTTTCTTGATAAAGTTGCCCAAGCTAATGAAAAAGTGGAAACAGTCCATTTTGATATGGATTTGTCTTTCCAAATCAATGAGGATAAAAAAAGTCAGGATATGCAAGCCGATATAGATTACGGCAATACTGGCGGAACGATTCAACGTGCCCATGCTCTGATTGATGAAGTGAACAACGGACAGGAAACCTATCAAGAGTATATTTTACCCGGTGGGGAAGGCAATCCCGTCTATTTACGAACCAGTAAGGACGGGGCTTGGGAAAAACAGCTGAGCGACGGGCGTTACTACATTCAGCCAGGGTACTTTAGCTTTCTCAAGATTCTCTCCTCAATGGAGAACGACCTAGAATTGGAAGAAAGCAGTGACCGTTATACATTGGTTATCAAAAGCCAAAACATTGATTTGGTTTCGCTTTTTAAGGACGAATTAAATTTATTCATCACAGGCATTAGTCAAACAGAAGTAGAGAAGGGCTTCAAGGTGACCTTTGACAAGAAAACACTCTATATGACTGGTTTTGAAATGACCTTTGAATACGAAGGAAGTGCTGGGGTTTTGCATATAGACGTTGAAACCGCCTTTTCTAGCTGGAACCAACTAGAGGAGGCTACCTTACAAGCGCCGGATAATGCTCCGCTTTAG
- a CDS encoding dihydroorotate oxidase, protein MVSTHTTLGGFSFDNCLMNAAGVWCMTKEELAGVKDSAAGTFVTKTATLDYRAGNPEPRYQNVPLGSINSMGLPNQGLAYYLDYLLELQETEPERTFVLSLVGMSPDETHTILKQVEASDFKGLTELNLSCPNVPGKPQIAYDFETTEAILHEVFTYFTKPLGIKLPPYFDIVHFDQAAAIFNQFPLAFVNCVNSIGNGLYIEDEQVVIKPKNGFGGIGGEYIKPTALANVHAFYQRLKPEIQIVGTGGVLTGRDAFEHILCGASMVQIGTTLQKEGLSAFERITNELKAIMKEKGYESLDDFRGKLRYIED, encoded by the coding sequence ATGGTTTCTACACATACGACTTTAGGTGGATTTTCTTTTGATAACTGTCTGATGAATGCAGCAGGGGTTTGGTGCATGACCAAGGAAGAATTGGCAGGTGTCAAGGATTCCGCAGCAGGAACCTTTGTGACTAAGACAGCAACCTTGGACTATCGGGCTGGTAATCCAGAGCCTCGCTACCAAAATGTTCCCTTGGGCTCCATCAATTCCATGGGCCTGCCCAATCAAGGTCTCGCCTACTACTTGGACTACCTCTTAGAATTGCAGGAAACGGAGCCAGAACGCACCTTTGTCTTGTCTTTGGTAGGAATGTCGCCTGATGAAACCCACACCATCCTCAAGCAGGTAGAAGCAAGTGACTTCAAAGGCCTGACTGAGTTGAATTTGTCTTGTCCAAACGTACCTGGCAAGCCACAGATCGCCTACGATTTTGAAACAACAGAGGCCATCTTGCATGAGGTGTTCACCTACTTTACCAAGCCTTTAGGCATTAAGTTGCCGCCTTATTTTGACATCGTTCACTTTGATCAGGCGGCGGCCATCTTCAATCAATTTCCTCTGGCCTTTGTCAACTGCGTTAACTCAATTGGCAATGGACTCTATATCGAAGACGAGCAAGTGGTTATCAAGCCCAAAAACGGTTTTGGTGGTATCGGCGGTGAATATATCAAGCCAACTGCCCTAGCCAACGTCCACGCCTTTTACCAGCGGCTCAAGCCTGAGATTCAAATCGTGGGGACTGGCGGTGTCCTGACGGGCCGTGATGCCTTTGAGCATATCCTCTGTGGGGCCAGCATGGTTCAAATTGGAACCACTCTTCAAAAAGAAGGTCTGTCGGCTTTTGAGAGAATTACCAATGAACTCAAGGCTATTATGAAAGAAAAGGGCTACGAGAGTCTGGATGATTTCCGTGGCAAATTGCGTTATATAGAAGATTAA
- a CDS encoding CapA family protein: MRRNRTRIGKRRRQKRLTWLALAPLAVLVVVAVGWPIYALLTSQRTQSPVTTTRDSSSTPQAQTARIMAHGDLLYHTPLIRSVLQADGSYNFSENFTYVKPWIEQADLAIADFEGTISSDYPLGGYPLFNAPASVVTAIQETGYDVVDLAHNHILDSHLSGLISTVNAFRTAGVDTVGVYAEGNRATAPLTIREVKGIKIAILGYAYGFNGMEGNLTQEEYEAYLSDLNLDKMQAELARAEAEADFTIVMPQMGTEYQLEPTQEQRELYHQMVEWGADLVLGGHPHVVEPAEIMEKDGQRKLIIYSMGNFLSDQRIETMDGETNAQWTERGILLDVTLEKTDGATVIKTAQAHPTWVNKTSKGTYTEEGLENYLYQTYILEDFIDSGQYREQLDPETQQRIDTAYLEMQAHVGLNW, translated from the coding sequence ATGAGAAGAAATCGTACTCGGATTGGAAAGCGCAGACGGCAAAAAAGGCTGACTTGGTTGGCTCTCGCACCTCTGGCCGTACTGGTTGTTGTTGCGGTAGGCTGGCCCATTTATGCCTTGCTGACTTCTCAGCGTACTCAATCGCCTGTCACCACTACTCGTGACAGTAGCTCCACCCCTCAGGCACAGACGGCTCGTATCATGGCTCATGGGGACTTGCTGTACCATACGCCCCTCATTCGTAGTGTGTTGCAGGCAGATGGTTCATACAATTTCAGTGAGAATTTTACCTACGTCAAGCCATGGATTGAACAGGCGGATTTGGCCATCGCTGACTTTGAGGGAACGATTTCGTCAGACTATCCTCTGGGCGGCTACCCTCTCTTTAATGCTCCAGCTTCCGTGGTTACAGCCATTCAGGAAACAGGTTATGACGTGGTTGATTTAGCCCACAACCATATCTTGGACTCTCATCTGTCCGGCTTGATTTCCACAGTAAATGCCTTTCGGACAGCGGGAGTTGATACCGTCGGTGTCTACGCTGAGGGCAATCGGGCAACAGCTCCTTTAACGATTCGAGAAGTAAAGGGGATTAAGATAGCCATCTTGGGCTATGCCTATGGCTTTAATGGTATGGAAGGCAATTTGACTCAGGAAGAATATGAGGCCTACCTATCAGATTTGAACCTAGATAAGATGCAGGCGGAGCTGGCGCGTGCAGAAGCGGAGGCAGATTTTACGATTGTCATGCCGCAAATGGGAACAGAATACCAGCTTGAACCAACGCAGGAACAGCGCGAACTTTACCATCAGATGGTGGAGTGGGGAGCGGATTTGGTTCTCGGTGGCCACCCCCATGTGGTGGAGCCGGCTGAAATCATGGAAAAAGACGGCCAACGTAAGCTGATTATTTACTCCATGGGTAACTTCTTGTCTGATCAGCGGATAGAAACCATGGACGGGGAAACCAATGCCCAGTGGACAGAAAGAGGAATTCTTCTTGATGTGACCTTGGAAAAAACAGATGGAGCGACCGTCATCAAAACAGCTCAGGCCCATCCAACTTGGGTCAATAAGACGTCTAAGGGAACCTATACAGAAGAAGGGTTGGAGAACTACCTGTATCAGACCTACATCTTGGAAGATTTTATTGATAGTGGGCAGTACCGAGAGCAGTTAGATCCAGAAACGCAGCAGCGGATAGACACCGCCTACTTGGAAATGCAGGCCCATGTAGGCTTGAATTGGTAA
- a CDS encoding CvpA family protein, translating to MISLVLLIILAWSFYIGYSRGLILQAYYTFSSLLALIIATGSYKKLADLLYLWVPFANATEGASTYYFEQEYLFDLDKVFYAGLAFLVVYTAVYVLMRIIGIFMHLLDNFSPDNLQMNLLSGGLSVVVTLISLQIGLTILSTIPVAAVQDALHNSFLANAIIQYTPITSSFFKQLWLSNITG from the coding sequence ATGATTTCACTTGTCTTATTGATTATTTTAGCTTGGAGTTTCTACATCGGGTACAGTCGCGGACTGATTCTGCAAGCCTATTACACCTTTTCAAGCCTGTTGGCTTTGATTATTGCGACAGGCTCTTATAAAAAATTGGCGGATTTGCTTTATCTTTGGGTGCCGTTTGCCAATGCGACCGAAGGTGCCAGCACCTATTATTTTGAACAAGAATACCTGTTTGACTTGGATAAGGTCTTTTATGCTGGCTTGGCTTTTCTTGTGGTCTACACGGCAGTATATGTCCTCATGCGCATCATCGGGATTTTTATGCACCTGTTGGACAACTTCAGTCCAGATAATTTGCAGATGAACCTGCTCAGTGGCGGACTTTCTGTTGTGGTCACCTTGATTTCCTTACAGATTGGGCTGACCATCCTCAGCACCATCCCAGTAGCCGCTGTTCAGGATGCGCTTCACAATAGTTTCTTGGCCAATGCCATTATCCAGTACACCCCTATTACCAGCAGTTTTTTCAAGCAACTGTGGCTGAGCAATATCACAGGCTAG
- a CDS encoding endonuclease MutS2, which translates to MNKKILETLEFHKVKALVEPYLVTEQGQAELQELMPMTESSRIQQAFDELSDMGQIFVERPHFALGATSEIGPAMRRLELDTDLNIPELLAVKKVLAVSKELVDFYSNLENVDLVQLPQLFEKIELFPSVQGALQAINEAGFVEDFASENLSKIRRRIRESEDQVRQVLQDLLKTKGDMLSDTVLASRNGRNVLPVKNTYCNRIAGVVHDISASGSTVYIEPRAVVAINEDISNSRAEERHEISRILQDLSDHLRPHSGIIRNNAWIIGHLDFVRAKHLFARDQQAVVPQLSDSQDIALLNVRHPLLTQAVPNDLYFGRALQAIVITGPNTGGKTIMLKTLGLIHLMAQSGLPILADKGSRVAVFREIFADIGDEQSIEQSLSTFSSHMTHTVAILEQADQDSLILFDELGAGTDPQEGASLAMAILDELRLRGIKTMATTHYPELKAYGIEMAGVENASMEFDSNTLRPTYKFMQGVPGRSNAFEIARRLGLADKVIQSAQNWTDTDSDVNRIIEKLEHQTVESRRRLDHIREVEQENLKMNRVLRKLYDELNRERENELNKARLEAQEIVDVALAESKSILKNLHEQASLKPHQIIEAKAALKKLAPQVVDLSKNKVLKKVKEERAAKVGDDIVVTAYGQRGTLTNQLKDGRWEAQVGLIKMTLKPDEFNLVKAEKDNQPKQRQVHTVKRANVKGPKARLDLRGKRYEEAMLELDEFIDQALLNNLSQVDIIHGIGTGVIREAVTKYLRRNRNVKEFGYAPQNAGGSGCTIVTFK; encoded by the coding sequence ATGAATAAAAAGATACTAGAAACCTTGGAATTTCACAAGGTGAAAGCACTTGTAGAACCTTATCTGGTCACCGAGCAAGGGCAAGCAGAGCTGCAGGAACTGATGCCTATGACAGAAAGTAGCCGCATCCAGCAAGCCTTTGACGAGTTGAGCGATATGGGGCAGATTTTTGTCGAGCGACCGCATTTTGCACTGGGAGCGACCAGTGAAATTGGCCCTGCTATGCGGCGTTTGGAGCTGGATACTGACCTCAACATACCAGAGCTGTTAGCAGTAAAAAAAGTCTTGGCTGTTTCCAAAGAGCTTGTGGACTTTTATAGCAATTTAGAAAATGTAGACCTGGTTCAACTCCCCCAGCTGTTTGAAAAAATTGAACTTTTCCCAAGTGTGCAAGGAGCCTTACAAGCAATCAACGAAGCTGGCTTTGTTGAGGATTTTGCTTCGGAAAACTTGAGCAAGATTCGCCGCCGGATTCGTGAGTCAGAAGATCAGGTTCGTCAGGTGCTGCAAGACTTGCTCAAGACCAAGGGGGATATGCTGTCTGATACGGTCTTGGCTAGTCGAAACGGTCGCAATGTATTGCCGGTCAAGAATACCTACTGCAATCGGATCGCCGGAGTTGTTCATGATATTTCAGCCTCAGGCTCAACCGTCTATATCGAACCAAGGGCAGTAGTGGCCATCAACGAGGACATTTCCAATAGTCGGGCAGAAGAACGGCATGAAATAAGCCGTATTCTGCAAGACCTGTCCGACCACCTCCGCCCTCACAGTGGGATCATCCGCAATAATGCCTGGATTATCGGGCATCTTGACTTCGTACGGGCCAAGCACCTCTTTGCGCGTGATCAACAGGCGGTGGTTCCCCAGCTATCAGACAGTCAAGACATTGCACTTCTCAATGTGCGCCATCCCTTGCTGACACAGGCTGTGCCAAACGACCTTTATTTTGGCAGAGCATTGCAGGCAATTGTGATTACAGGTCCCAACACGGGTGGGAAGACCATCATGCTCAAAACCTTGGGCTTGATACACCTCATGGCCCAATCCGGCCTGCCCATTCTAGCGGACAAGGGCAGTCGAGTAGCTGTTTTTAGGGAAATTTTTGCGGACATCGGAGATGAACAGTCTATCGAGCAAAGTTTATCAACCTTCTCCAGTCACATGACTCATACAGTGGCTATTTTGGAGCAGGCCGATCAGGATTCCCTCATTCTGTTTGATGAATTGGGAGCAGGAACTGACCCTCAAGAGGGAGCCTCTCTTGCTATGGCGATTTTGGATGAGCTGCGGTTACGGGGAATCAAGACCATGGCGACAACCCATTATCCAGAACTCAAAGCCTATGGGATTGAGATGGCAGGTGTCGAAAATGCCAGCATGGAATTTGACAGCAACACCTTGCGTCCGACCTACAAATTCATGCAGGGAGTTCCGGGCCGTTCCAATGCTTTTGAAATTGCTCGCAGACTGGGCTTGGCAGACAAGGTTATTCAGTCCGCCCAAAACTGGACAGATACCGACAGCGATGTCAATCGGATTATTGAAAAACTGGAACACCAAACGGTGGAAAGCCGGAGGCGTTTAGACCATATCCGAGAGGTGGAACAAGAAAATCTCAAGATGAATCGCGTCCTGCGCAAACTGTATGATGAGTTGAATCGGGAGCGGGAAAATGAATTAAACAAGGCGCGGCTGGAAGCGCAGGAAATCGTGGATGTGGCTCTCGCTGAAAGTAAAAGTATCCTCAAAAATCTCCATGAACAAGCCAGCCTCAAACCTCATCAGATTATTGAAGCCAAGGCAGCACTGAAAAAACTCGCTCCGCAAGTGGTGGATTTATCCAAAAACAAGGTTCTGAAAAAGGTCAAGGAGGAAAGAGCAGCCAAGGTTGGTGATGATATTGTGGTCACAGCCTATGGACAAAGGGGAACGCTCACCAACCAACTCAAGGATGGCCGTTGGGAAGCTCAGGTCGGCTTGATTAAGATGACCCTCAAACCCGATGAATTCAACCTTGTCAAAGCTGAAAAGGATAACCAGCCCAAACAGCGTCAGGTTCATACTGTTAAGCGGGCCAATGTCAAAGGCCCTAAGGCAAGATTGGATCTGCGTGGCAAACGCTACGAGGAGGCCATGTTGGAGCTGGATGAATTTATCGACCAAGCCCTTCTCAACAACCTTTCTCAAGTGGACATCATCCACGGTATCGGTACCGGTGTCATCCGCGAAGCTGTGACCAAATACCTGCGCCGCAACCGCAACGTCAAGGAATTTGGCTACGCCCCACAAAATGCTGGCGGCTCCGGCTGTACGATTGTGACGTTTAAATAG
- a CDS encoding mechanosensitive ion channel family protein, protein MTDFIQKYLAQFNLESILTTLLNKTLSLILLFLAFWVVKKIVKASIKKILVPSLKVSTQDIGRQKTISRLVDSLLSYLLYFILFYFILTILGLPVASLFAGAGIAGVAIGLGAQGFLSDLVNGFFILLERQFDVGDVVRLTNGPITISGTITSVGIRTTQVRDADGTLHFIPNRNILVVSNQSRGDMRAQIDIPLRLTTDLEKVYQVIEEVNQRELPRYEQVTGATVLGPQNSSTGQFSFRVHLFVTNGQQHAIYHQFYGLYQEALLQAGIDLPTSTPIR, encoded by the coding sequence ATGACAGATTTTATTCAAAAATACCTAGCCCAGTTTAATCTGGAGTCCATTCTAACAACCCTTCTCAATAAAACCTTATCGCTCATTCTGCTCTTTCTTGCCTTTTGGGTGGTGAAGAAAATAGTTAAGGCCTCCATCAAGAAGATTCTAGTTCCCTCGCTCAAGGTATCCACGCAGGATATCGGACGTCAGAAGACCATCAGCCGACTGGTGGATAGCCTGTTGAGCTACCTCTTGTATTTCATCCTGTTTTACTTTATTCTGACGATTTTAGGCCTGCCAGTTGCCAGTCTGTTTGCTGGAGCTGGGATTGCCGGAGTTGCTATCGGTTTGGGTGCCCAAGGTTTTCTGTCGGATTTGGTTAATGGTTTCTTTATCCTGTTAGAGCGGCAGTTTGATGTAGGAGATGTGGTGCGACTGACCAATGGCCCCATCACTATCTCAGGTACCATCACTAGCGTAGGAATTCGGACAACTCAGGTTCGAGATGCGGACGGAACGCTCCACTTTATCCCCAACCGCAATATCCTCGTCGTCAGCAATCAGTCGCGCGGCGATATGCGGGCGCAGATTGATATTCCTCTGAGATTGACGACCGATTTGGAAAAAGTGTATCAGGTCATCGAAGAAGTCAACCAGCGCGAACTTCCTCGCTATGAGCAGGTAACAGGCGCGACCGTTTTAGGCCCGCAAAATTCGTCCACTGGTCAATTTTCTTTCCGTGTTCATCTTTTTGTGACAAATGGGCAGCAACATGCCATCTACCATCAGTTTTATGGGCTTTATCAAGAAGCTCTCTTACAGGCGGGCATTGATTTGCCAACCTCTACCCCCATTCGATAG
- the trxA gene encoding thioredoxin — protein MVQVITDAHFEAETQEGVVLVDFWAPWCGPCRMQAPILEQLAEEVDEDTLRIYKMNVDENPETARQFGIMSIPTLLFKKDGQVVKQVAGVHTKAQIQAILAEIG, from the coding sequence ATGGTTCAAGTTATTACTGATGCACACTTTGAAGCTGAAACACAAGAAGGCGTTGTTCTGGTGGACTTCTGGGCACCTTGGTGTGGCCCTTGTCGCATGCAGGCTCCAATCCTTGAGCAGCTTGCTGAAGAAGTGGATGAAGATACCTTGCGTATCTACAAGATGAACGTGGATGAAAATCCAGAAACTGCTCGCCAGTTTGGCATCATGTCTATTCCGACCCTTCTTTTTAAGAAGGATGGTCAAGTGGTCAAACAGGTAGCCGGTGTTCATACCAAAGCACAAATTCAGGCTATCTTAGCTGAAATTGGCTAA
- the gdhA gene encoding NADP-specific glutamate dehydrogenase — protein MTTAKAYIAQSFEAVKARNPHETEFLQAVEELFATLEPVFEAHPEYITENVLARIVEPERIISFRVPWTDKDGNVQVNRGYRVQFNSAVGPYKGGLRFHPTVNQSILKFLGFEQIFKNVLTGLPIGGGKGGSDFDPKGKTDAEIMRFCQSFMTELQKHIGPSLDVPAGDIGVGGREIGYMYGQYKRLRQFDAGVLTGKPLGFGGSLIRPEATGYGLVYFTDNMLAANGKSFKDQTVLISGSGNVAQYAVQKATELGAKVISVSDSNGYIIDETGIDFDLLVDVKEKRRARLTEYAAEKATAKYFEGSVWNYDGKADIALPCATQNEINGEQAARLVKNGVYCVAEGANMPSDLDAIKVYKENGVLYGLAKAANAGGVAVSALEMSQNSLRLSWTREEVDGRLKDIMANIFDTAKTTAEKYNLGTDYLAGANIAAFEKIADTMIAQGLV, from the coding sequence ATGACAACTGCAAAAGCTTATATCGCCCAATCTTTTGAAGCAGTAAAAGCTCGCAACCCACATGAAACAGAATTTCTCCAAGCCGTTGAAGAGCTCTTCGCGACCTTGGAGCCAGTCTTTGAAGCCCATCCAGAATATATCACTGAAAACGTCCTAGCCCGTATCGTTGAGCCAGAGCGTATCATCAGCTTCCGTGTACCATGGACTGACAAGGACGGAAATGTGCAAGTTAACCGCGGCTACCGCGTCCAATTCAACTCAGCAGTCGGACCATACAAAGGCGGTCTTCGCTTCCACCCAACTGTTAACCAGTCTATCTTGAAATTCCTCGGTTTTGAGCAAATCTTCAAGAATGTCTTGACTGGCCTGCCAATCGGCGGTGGTAAAGGGGGTTCAGACTTTGACCCTAAAGGAAAAACAGACGCTGAAATCATGCGTTTCTGCCAAAGCTTTATGACCGAATTGCAAAAACACATCGGCCCTTCGCTGGATGTGCCAGCTGGTGACATCGGTGTTGGTGGCCGTGAAATTGGCTACATGTACGGCCAGTACAAACGCCTCCGCCAATTTGATGCCGGCGTCTTGACTGGTAAACCTCTTGGCTTTGGCGGTTCCCTCATCCGTCCAGAAGCGACAGGCTACGGCTTGGTCTACTTTACAGACAATATGTTGGCTGCCAACGGCAAGTCCTTCAAAGACCAAACAGTTCTTATCTCAGGCTCTGGTAACGTTGCCCAATATGCTGTTCAAAAGGCAACAGAGCTCGGCGCTAAGGTTATCTCTGTATCCGACTCAAACGGCTACATCATCGACGAAACCGGTATCGACTTTGACCTCTTGGTAGATGTCAAGGAAAAACGCCGCGCGCGCTTGACAGAATATGCGGCTGAAAAAGCGACAGCCAAATACTTTGAAGGCTCTGTCTGGAACTATGACGGAAAAGCTGACATCGCTCTGCCATGTGCCACCCAAAACGAAATCAATGGTGAACAGGCAGCTCGTCTGGTGAAAAATGGCGTATACTGTGTGGCCGAAGGTGCCAACATGCCGTCTGACCTTGATGCCATCAAAGTTTACAAGGAAAATGGCGTTCTTTACGGACTGGCCAAAGCTGCTAACGCTGGTGGTGTAGCCGTATCTGCCCTTGAAATGAGCCAAAATAGCCTTCGCCTCTCATGGACACGCGAGGAAGTAGACGGCCGCCTCAAGGACATCATGGCCAACATCTTTGACACAGCCAAAACAACCGCGGAAAAATACAACCTGGGTACAGACTACCTAGCAGGTGCCAACATCGCTGCCTTTGAAAAAATCGCAGATACCATGATCGCCCAAGGCTTGGTGTAA
- the msrB gene encoding peptide-methionine (R)-S-oxide reductase MsrB encodes MKKIYLAGGCFWGLEGYFSQIDGILETSVGYANGQVETTSYQLLKQTDHAETVYVSYDENRLNLRTILLYYFRVIDPLSVNQQGPDKGRQYRTGIYYVDEADLPIIEAVMEEQSVQFGGRPLAVEVEPLRHYILAEEYHQDYLLKNPQGYCHIDLGQAKIPVIDADDYQKPSQEALRESLNDLQYKVTQEAATERPFENEFWNSDEAGLYVDITTGEPLFLSTDKFDSGCGWPSFTKPISKEVASYYQDLSHGMNRIEVRSRAGGAHLGHVFDDGPRDKGGLRYCINSAALRFIPREEMEAAGYGLFLDLLSDEMSRNNRL; translated from the coding sequence ATGAAGAAAATCTATCTAGCAGGTGGTTGCTTTTGGGGTTTGGAAGGTTATTTCTCCCAGATTGACGGCATTCTAGAAACCAGTGTCGGCTATGCCAATGGTCAGGTGGAAACAACTTCCTATCAGCTGCTCAAGCAGACGGATCATGCAGAAACGGTCTATGTCAGCTACGATGAGAACCGACTAAACTTACGGACCATCTTGCTCTACTATTTCCGTGTCATTGACCCGCTCTCCGTCAACCAGCAGGGGCCGGATAAGGGGCGTCAGTATCGGACAGGTATCTACTATGTGGATGAGGCAGATTTGCCCATCATTGAAGCCGTTATGGAGGAACAATCAGTCCAGTTTGGCGGTCGTCCGCTAGCTGTTGAGGTAGAGCCGCTGCGCCATTACATCCTAGCAGAAGAGTATCATCAGGATTATCTTTTGAAAAATCCCCAAGGGTACTGCCATATTGATCTGGGACAGGCCAAGATTCCAGTCATCGATGCAGATGACTATCAAAAGCCGAGTCAGGAAGCCCTGCGCGAAAGCCTAAACGACCTTCAATACAAGGTCACTCAGGAGGCCGCCACCGAACGCCCCTTTGAGAATGAATTTTGGAACAGTGATGAAGCTGGACTTTATGTAGACATTACAACAGGTGAACCTCTCTTTCTCTCCACAGACAAGTTTGACTCGGGCTGCGGCTGGCCCTCCTTTACCAAACCCATCAGCAAGGAAGTTGCCAGCTATTACCAAGACCTATCACATGGGATGAACCGCATTGAGGTTCGCAGCCGGGCTGGCGGAGCCCACCTCGGTCACGTTTTTGATGACGGCCCGCGTGACAAAGGAGGTCTGCGCTATTGTATCAACTCGGCAGCCCTGCGCTTTATTCCCAGAGAAGAAATGGAAGCAGCAGGATATGGACTTTTTTTGGATCTTTTGTCAGATGAAATGAGTAGGAACAACAGACTTTAG
- a CDS encoding GNAT family N-acetyltransferase yields MIIRKYQVGDEKGWVYCKALSYLFSPFFDDRETEKPALLADVYDYRVEWVAEQDGEIVGLLDIDIYNQENSQAYLYAPSKRTAYFTNLAVHPDFQGQGLAQALYEKAEQELREQGVEKLAIFTREGAVTNHLYQKWGGQLVCSDYLVVGVPKDTPYVRFGIDLDKGQLAFSDESGRNLPYYLREGVYVVSEKSSLELFDIESVYQELTYVVDFTAI; encoded by the coding sequence ATGATTATTAGAAAATACCAAGTTGGCGACGAAAAAGGCTGGGTCTACTGTAAGGCACTCAGTTACCTCTTTTCACCTTTTTTTGACGATAGGGAAACAGAAAAGCCAGCTCTTTTGGCAGACGTTTACGACTATCGGGTAGAGTGGGTGGCTGAGCAGGATGGTGAGATTGTTGGCTTGCTGGACATTGATATTTATAATCAAGAAAACAGTCAGGCCTACCTTTATGCTCCCTCTAAGCGTACAGCCTACTTTACTAATTTGGCGGTTCATCCTGACTTTCAAGGGCAAGGGCTTGCCCAGGCTCTCTATGAAAAAGCAGAGCAGGAATTAAGAGAGCAAGGGGTAGAAAAGTTAGCTATCTTTACTAGAGAAGGAGCTGTGACCAATCACCTCTATCAAAAATGGGGTGGGCAGCTAGTCTGCTCAGACTATTTGGTTGTAGGAGTGCCCAAGGATACTCCTTATGTCCGTTTTGGAATCGACCTAGACAAGGGACAATTAGCCTTTTCTGACGAATCAGGCAGGAATCTTCCCTACTATCTCAGAGAGGGTGTCTATGTAGTCAGTGAAAAATCAAGCTTGGAACTTTTTGACATAGAATCTGTTTACCAAGAATTGACCTATGTGGTGGATTTTACTGCAATATAG